The nucleotide sequence AAAGAGCAATCTTCTAAGTTTGGACCTTTTCACTAACCCAGGTTAGGCTTTGAATGAGAAAAGTCCAAGCCATAAGTTACATTTCTTTACTGTGAAATAGACAACGGGAAATTATACGATGTACCCCTACAATTAGCTTTTTAccattataaatttaaaaaaatgtcaattttacCTCTATTATTTCACTTCACCCCACAAATTGGAtttaggggggtgtattggattaggattttaaaggacaatttttgtttgaaaaagttttgaggattttaaaagactttgcaacattttgatgactttgatgattttaaaagactattaaggaattcaatgaatttaattcataagattttaaaggatttgaaatgattttatggatttcaagagatttcaacagattttatgaattttaagaaataattgaaaaaaatatcataacacattctctttcacaaaatctcaataaagactcttttatttattttattttattttttacgggagagctagagctacaaaatctcaataaagactcttttatttattttattttattttttacgggagagctagagctaGAGTTAGAGAGAGCGAGTGAAGGAATCAGAGAGAGAGTGGGGGAGAGaggttttttacgggagagctagagagagattTTTTACggaagagctagagagagagagagagaggagaggaaaagagagagtaagagagaagggaggagacagagggagagatagtaaaatcttaaaagaaaaaaacaatcctaagaaatctcatgttttcatcAAAtactttttcatgctaaaatttcactagaaaatcccacaaaatccatcaaaatctgatttattaaacaatccttcgaagtttgaatgattttgaataccactagactttttttaagtgattaagagtcttgattgaataccacatgactttttttaaatgacaaagaatcttgattgaataacacaagactttttttaaattgaaaagagttttgattgaataccacaagactttttcatgataaaaaaatcttttaaaatcccttagaatcatgatccaatacaccccccttagATCATCTTGTTCCCTTCATTATCTTCTTTTCAACTCTTTTAACAAGTTGATTTTCTTAGAGAGAGATAAAATAGGTGAAGGAGAGACAAATAGATAATccaaatattttcaatacataaaactttatcaaaaatgaaaaaattccaTTCGATTGTTATCTGAAAAAGTTTGATTGGatatttacaaacaaaaattaaccgGTTTATTTCAAAACGACTGGTCATCAACTTTTCCAAATCCGGTTTTTTATTGGATATCCAAATCCATAACcgtatccatttttttttactaaaccaTATCATGCTTGAATATAGAATCCCTCCCTCTTTCTCTTCCCACCCCGCTCTTCTTTTCCGTCTTTTTCTGTGcattctttccctcttctctccataaaacttataaaagtgttcaattttttttacccaaATCACCATCTTCTCCCTATTCTCTCCATGAATTACGTCGTGCATTTTAGCATTTctgatatataatatataaattattatatcaattctctatttttttagcTACAAAAGTACactatttatgaaaatttaaagtAATTCTAAATCCGGGTCTTAAGTGATTGGAAATTTCTAAACAAGCTTTCAAACTATTTTCTAATAATATTATCACACTGCTATATAATTCCTACCTACTTTTTTGTAGCAGAAATTAGGAAATTATGAGATACATCcttttcaaatcaaacaaagttTTTTGATTCATGTATGCTCATATATAgaacaaaaataattgaatattgaATTTAGGCATGAATTTATACACGCATTCTAATCTAAGATAAATAGTTTTGCTTTTTAAGGCCGGTGACTTATAAAGCGTCcacaaacaccaaaataaacatcttaaaataaacatctttattatggaatcataaaatttaatgtttataGGGAATGTTGACTACAAAAAGGGttttctctctcactctctttATATTTTCACGGGCCCataagataaataatattaaaatagataattttttttattaaaatttagtgATATATAAAGTTAACgacgtaattttttttgtgagcttagttcaattgataaagatattgcataatatatatatatataggctgAAGTTCGAACCCAGAGACCCTACTTTTCCACTACTAGActacttcacaaaaaaaattattggcgTAATTTTTTTAAGCGTTGGGTTGGAGAGTTCAATGTTcataaaatattaacattaagaaatgactctaaaaaaaaaagcgaTGTTTACAAACATGACTCATTTAAGCATTTATAAtaaagatccttaaaaaaaaaaaacatttaaaatgaaGGAGCATTATTTTGAATGCTTTTATGTAAGAGTAATGCTCTTAACACGGTTTCATAATTGAATTTTGATAGGtctataaaagaaaagatttgATAACGGTTTTCCGTCATTAAAATTATGTAATAAATTATCCTactaaaaatacaataattgtGATGAGCAACCACGTCAATCTtgaattttgttctttttccattttcacGATCACAATCATAGCTTAATAGTTAGTGTATTCTTAAATACGATTAAACCCATCCACTCCACTTCCTTTTCAAGAGTACAAAACTGAACATTCCAGTTAAGTTAAAACCCCTTAATCACATGCAAAATCATTGGTGTCCAAATTTCAGCAGTTATTAGTTACACAATTAGTGGAATTGCCTTAAGCACTCCACTATTAGGTATTTATCACCCACTCCTCCACCCTTTCATTCTCTATATGCACCGTTTTACTTTGAATATTGGCTTTgtttttttgagagagttatggacaacaaaaaaatgaatcCTAGGAGAGATGTTGAAAGTGGCAGGACAAAAAACAATTGTTCCTATGTTTATGTTGCTGAGACTCATAGAGAGTCATGCTCATGGCTTGTACCTGcttttgtgtttgttaatattgtTGTTTTCATTGTGGTCATGGGCATCAACAATTGTCCTAACACCACTTTTGGttttcataaacatcatcatcattgtgTTGCTAGGTTTCTTCACAGGTTCTCTTTTCAGCCTTTTAGGGAGAATCCATTGCTTGGTCCTTCTTCCTTAACGTAAgagattcaaatcaatttttattttttttattttttgttattttattctttgcttgtgtttttattaattagttTGGTTTTCGGGGGTTTGAAGTTGATTTTGGCattgctattattgatgatcaaacttgttttttttttttttgaaagagatgaTCAAACTTGTTTGATCATCCCTTTCATGCTTAGTGTATATTATCCTGAACCTTTATAATTGTGTTATGAGGAGTAATCAAACTACACTGATGCAATATTACACAAATGTTACATCGTTCAATATTGTTTTAGCCAATTCATATTTTCCAAATTTGTCCTTGGACTATAAGTATATATCATCGATATAAATTTTTACATAAATCTAAAATCATCTCATAGTTTATTGAGACCTCCCAAGATTTAGGGTTTATGCGCTTCTAAAAAAAGCCGAACAAATATTATCAAAGCTTATCGAAAATTGATTTGTTGGTCTGAGTTTATTTTAGATTGAATTGAATGACATGCTTTGATTTCAGCATTTCTATTGCAATTTgtgttatttattgaatttgtgTGAAGGGGAAACTTTCATTTCTTTGCATGTAACCGTTTAATTAACTAATAGCCTATtatgtttttgaagaaaatatattgatttGAAATGTTTGGTGGATTTTTAAGATTAATCAAGATGGGAGCTCTTAGATGGGTTAATGTTGTGCACCAGCATCAGGAATGGAGACTTTTCACTTGCATTTGGTTACATGCTGGAATTATTCACTTGCTATCAAACATGTTATGCCTGGTCTTGATCGGCATTCGCCTCGAGCAACAATTCGGGTTTGGTAAGCTGTTTCCCTCTGCTGCAATGATATCTCCATTCATTAACATTTAGTAAATGTCACACACAATAAGGAAAAACAATAAACTTTTGATTTAGTTAATTCCAATAATTGTAGTCCTTATCTAATGATACCTTCTAGAGAACTTGATTTAGTTGTTCTAGTAAATGGCCATGGCCTAACATTTTAATGTCAAATTAATGGCATGCAGTGAAGATTGGATTGATATACCTATTGTCTGGATTTGGAGGGAGtgtattttcttcaatttttatcaGAAATAGCATTTCTGTTGGGGCTTCCAGTGCTCTTTTTGGACTCCTTGGAGCAATGATATCAGAACTTCTTACAAATTGGACTATATACTCCAACAAAGTGAGTGTAGCTAATCAATTTGACCCCTTACTTTAATTTATGCCTTTTTGGTTTCTTCTTTAATTTGAGCAACATATCAAAGTAGAGCTGTTAATTCTAATTCTATTTTTTCCGTGTTTACGTAGGTGATGGCATTGCTCACCCTTCTTGTTATGATTGCCATCAACCTCACTATTGGCCTTTTGCCGCGCGTTGATAACCTTGCTCACATTGGAGGACTTGTGGTAGGTTTTTTACTTGGTTTCATTTTGCTACCGCGTCCTCAATATGATGGTGTTCTCCGGAAATCAAAATACAATGCTTACCAATTTGTTCTAGGGATTGTGTCTCTAGTTCTCTTGACTGCTGGGTAAGATTCTCTCTCTTTATGTCCCCTTTCCATTTGAAGTGATGCAATTGTTTATGTTAATCTAGAAGTTGATGATAAGCAATTAATTAAATGACAGGTTATCATTTGGATTAGTGATGCTGTTCAGGGGTGAGAATGGATATGATCACTGCCATTGGTGTCACTACCTAACATGTGTGCCAAGTTCCAGATGGGAATGCAACAGTAACACTTAAAACTGAGAGGGCTTATGGTTTTAACCTGAAATTTCTTTCTTCTATGTATAGCCATAGCTCTTAGAAATCGAAATTTGAAGTCTTTTTTCGTTTGTTACTTTGGTCTGTCTTTGTGGTTTTATATCTACTTAGAACAGTCATACTATATATCACGATCCATTTGATTTTTGTCCATTTGATATATGTGTTGGCCATACCAATAGCAAGAATAAAAGCTATAACTTGtaatgcattgaaattataCACTGAAACGTTTAACATTTCTCTATACTATGAATTTATTTTCCATATGTTCTGACTCTACCTTTCCTACTGTCccaaaaattatatacatatcAAGTCATCTATTTATTTAGGCAGAACTTAGAATATGAAGTGTCAAAACATTCCAAGCATCCAATGTCTTACAAGCATATATTGAATTGGCCAAGCTTCAGTGTCTTACAAGAAACGAAAGTAGGAAAATTTATCTGTAAGACATGTCTCAGCCTCCAATATATAAGATGATGTATTttacaacaaaataaattaggTAGGAAAGCAACCTACACCTTACCAGAACCACTGCTTGTTCCTTTAAACTCTACATTATTTTTTCGAaccaaacattttaaaacttaaaacatatagttttttataagaaaaaacatatatatgacATGTCAccacattttataaaaaaatggtcACAATTCAAATACTGTGTTCCTTAAACATTGATAATTGAGTTCAAGGGTATAAATAGGAGGTACCAAAAAAGCAAGTGGTGCAAATATTAGGAAAAAAGACCTCTGAAGAATTGGCTTCGCCCGGGTTCGAACCGGAGACCTTCAGTGTGTTAGACTGACGTGATAACCAACTACACCACGAAACCGTTGTGACATGTGGTTGTAAacaaataatgaaataatgCTACATGATGTCAATCGAAAGTATCTGCATCTTCTAAAATAGTTGTGTCATGCATGCCTCAAAGTTCATTAGAAATTCATGTATGTAAATGTAAAACCACAAGCTCTACATTGCACACCAACCAAGCATTTTcatctttatatataattttgaaaagcTTCTTTAAGggaattcataaaaaaaatcaaagggaATAGAAGAAAAAGGCTTTGCTTAGAATAAGCATATTGTGATGGAACTGTCTACAATAAGAAGCTACAATGTATTAAGAATAATTGGGATTTTGATTTTGCTATCATCATCCCCATTTGTGTTTGCATACATTGAATGCTCCACAGTTTCTCAACTCTTTTCTTCATGCTCAGTCTTCATCAACTATGGCACGCCAGACCCTAGTCCAGGGTCCCGTTGTTGTGATGCCATGTCCGGTTTGAGTATAATTGCTAATTCCGGTGGCGGTAATAAACAATCTGTTTGTAGATGCGTAATGAGCCTCATTCAAAATTATATCCAAAATGCTACAGCTATAGGTACTTTGCCAGGTTTATGCGGTATCTCTTTAGGCTTCACAATTATTCCCAATTCAAACTGTTTAGTTTATGATTAAGAAACATAAGTAAGTTTGATTGCTATTAATTAGTCCATTTTTTATAGTCACCATATTTGCTTGTCACTATTGTTTGCAGTTATTATAGAGAGGAGATTTTAATATTCACTCATGGAAATAATAAAAAGTTGGATACCATGTTGTAATTCTAAATT is from Medicago truncatula cultivar Jemalong A17 chromosome 1, MtrunA17r5.0-ANR, whole genome shotgun sequence and encodes:
- the LOC11412678 gene encoding RHOMBOID-like protein 2 → MDNKKMNPRRDVESGRTKNNCSYVYVAETHRESCSWLVPAFVFVNIVVFIVVMGINNCPNTTFGFHKHHHHCVARFLHRFSFQPFRENPLLGPSSLTLIKMGALRWVNVVHQHQEWRLFTCIWLHAGIIHLLSNMLCLVLIGIRLEQQFGFVKIGLIYLLSGFGGSVFSSIFIRNSISVGASSALFGLLGAMISELLTNWTIYSNKVMALLTLLVMIAINLTIGLLPRVDNLAHIGGLVVGFLLGFILLPRPQYDGVLRKSKYNAYQFVLGIVSLVLLTAGLSFGLVMLFRGENGYDHCHWCHYLTCVPSSRWECNSNT